Part of the Aestuariirhabdus haliotis genome is shown below.
ATGTTTTTTGCCGAGACCCTGGACCAGGGCGCTTTGGGCTCCCTATCCTGGATGATTCCCGTGCTGGCCACGGTCGGCGCTACCTTCTCGGTCGCCTATTCGATTCGTTTTATTCACGATGTGTTTTTTAATGGCGAACCCATCGATTTACCACGCACTCCCCACGAGCCCCCGCGCTATATGAAAGTACCGGTGGAGATTCTGGTCGGGCTCTGTTTGCTGGTCGGCATGTTCCCCCAGTTTATCGTTGGCGACTTGCTGGCCTCCGCCTCCAGTGCGGTGCTGGGCGGAGTACTGCCGGTCTACAGCCTGTCCATCTGGCACGGCATCAATCTGCCCCTGATGATGAGTCTGGTGGCGATGACTGGCGGCCTGCTGATCTACCACAACCGCCGCAACCTGTTCCGCTTCCAGGCCCAGTTTCCTGAAACCGATGCCAAGGTGGTATTCGATGATTGCGTGCAATGGATCCTTGCCCAGTCCGCCCGCTTTATGAACTGGCTGGATAGCGGCTCTTTGCAGCGCTATATGCTCTACCTGATGTTATTGGCGTTGGCCCTGATCGGTGCGCCTATGATGGAGCTCAATACCACCGCCGGTCTGCGCCCCGAGATTCCACTCAACAACGTTATGCTGGCGGGAGCCGTTCTGCTCTGTCTGTGCGCGCTTGCAACCGTCGTCTGGCACCGCAAACGACTGATTGCCCTGTTGATGCTGTCGGTAGTCGGGCTGATCGTTTCGATCAGCTTCGCCGTGTTCTCTGCCCCTGACCTGGCGCTGACCCAGCTGCTGGTTGAAGTGGCAACCATCATCCTGTTGCTGTTGGCCCTGTTCTTCCTGCCGCAACGCACCCCCAAGGAATCGAGTCCATCACGCATCGTTCGTGACCTTGGCATCTCCGCCTTAATTGGTGGCACCATCGGTACCATCAGTTACGCCTTGATGACCCGCCCCCTCGACACCATTTCCGATTTTTTCCTGGCCCACAGTAAAACCGGTGGCGGCGGAACCAATGTGGTCAATGTAATCCTGGTCGACTTCCGAGGCTTTGATACCTTTGGCGAGATCACGGTTCTCGGCATCGCAGCTCTGGGTATCTACAAGCTGATCGCCCAAATGCGACTGTTTATGCCCACCAGCGACATCGACGGACGCGCCTGGGCGAAGGACAAACACCCCATGATTCTGGGGGTTATCTCGCAAGGGATGTTACCCCTGGCATTGCTGGTATCCGCTTATATTTTCCTAAGAGGCCATAACCTGCCCGGCGGAGGCTTTATCGCCGGTCTGATCACCGCCCTGGCACTGATCCAGCAGTACATCGCCCACGGTGTGGACTGGATGAAACAGCGCCTGAAACTGGATTACCAATGGCTGATTGGCAGCGGCCTATTAATCGCCTTTGCCACCGGTAGCGGTAGCTGGTTATTCGATCGTCCCTTCCTGACCAGCTGGTTTGATTATTTCACCCTGCCCGTGGTCGGCAAGTTCGAACTGGCCAGTGCCTTGCTGTTTGATCTCGGCGTCTACTTAACCGTGATCGGCGCCGTGCTGCTGATTCTGGCCAACCTCGGCAAACTCACCACCGGCGAACGCCCCACCCAAACGGAGCACGAATAGATGGAAGCGCTCTTTGCTCTTTGTGTTGGCGTCCTGACAACCTGCGGCATTTTCCTCACCCTGAGGGGCAGGACTTTCCCGGTAGTGATGGGCATCACCATGCTGTCCTATGCGGTCAACCTGTTCCTTTTCGCCAGCGGCCGGTTAAAGCTCAATGGCGCCGTGATTCTTGGCCTGTCCGAAGACTACGCCGACCCATTGCCCCAGGCCCTGGTATTAACCGCCATAGTGATTGGCTTCGCCATGACCGCCTTTGTGGTTATTCTGGCTATGCGCGCCCGAGCGGACCTGGGTGACGATCACGTTGACGGACGCCCCCCCCAGAAGATTGAAGACGCCGACAAAGCTAAGGATCGCGTTTCATGAGCCATTTAGCGATTCTACCGATATTGATTCCCCTGTTAGTGGCGACGCTGCAACTGATCCCCCCCCTGCACAACAGCATTCATCGCCAGCGTATCAGTTCCATTGTGGCCGTTTTGGCATTGTTAGCGGTCAGCATCTTGCTAGTGGTGAACAGCACCGAGCAAACAGAAATCTACGCCCTGGGCGGCTGGCAGCCGCCTTTCGGTATTGTGCTGGTTGCCGATCGTCTGGCATCGATGATGGTTTTCCTGACCAGTGCGCTCGCCTTGGGTGCTCTGCTCTACGCCTGCGCCGGTGAAGATAACACCGGCATGTACTTCCATCCTCTGTTCCTGTTCCAACTCACCGGCATCAACGGTGCTTTTCTGACCGGTGACCTGTTCAACCTGTTCGTGTTCTTCGAAGTGCTGCTGATCGCATCCTACGGCTTATTGATACATGGCGGTGGCAAGCAGAAAACCCTGGCCAGCGTGCACTACGTCACCTTAAATCTGGTGGGATCTGCTTTTTTCCTGTTTGCTCTGGGCATTCTCTACGGCACCATGGGCACGCTCAATATGGCTGATATGGCCAGTACCGTATTCCGCCTGGAAGCTCAGGAAGCGGTATTAGCGCAAACGGGTGCTTTGCTGCTGCTTCTGGTGTTTGGCCTCAAGTCGGCGCTGTTGCCGTTGCATTTCTGGTTGCCACGCACTTACACCAGTGTCAGCGCGCCCATCGCAGCCCTGTTTGCCATTATGACCAAGGTCGGCATCTACAGCATCTACCGGGTTCACGGGGTAGTATTTGGTGAGGGCGCAGGCTTGTTAGCCAACGTCGCCAGCCCCTGGATCTGGCCCCTGGCGATTCTGACCCTGATCGTTGGCTCGATCGGTATATTGGCCAGCCCTACCTTGCGTACCCTGACATCGAATCTGGTACTGGTATCGGTCGGCACCCTGTTATTGACCCTGGTGATCGGTGGTGGCGATGGTTTGGGCGCCGGTCTCTATTACATGCTGCATACGACGCTGGTGACCGGTGCACTGTTCCTGCTGGCAGACCTTATCAGTAAACAAAAGGGCAAAGCCGAAGATCGCTTCGTGCCTTCCAGACCCATCGTTCAATCCGGATTGCTGGGCGGCCTGTTCTTTATTGCCGCCATGTCAGTGATTGGTCTGCCTCCCCTTTCCGGTTTTGTTGGCAAGGTATTGATCCTGCAAGCATCGATGGGAGAAAACGGAATGCTGTGGGTATGGTCGCTGATTCTGGTCAGCGGGCTGGTCACACTGGTAGCCGTATCCCGCGCGGGGACCACATTATTCTGGAAAGTCTCCGGCGATCGTAGTGACGCCCAGCCAGCCTCCAGGCTACAAATACTGGCCGTGGCCTGGCTATTGTTGGCATCACCACTACTGGTTATCTTCGGTGGACCTGCGACCGAATTTACCGATGCCGCAGCGACCCAATTGCAACAGGCATACCCCTCCGTGAAGGAGATGATGAACGCGGTGAATCAGCCATGAACAAGAGCCTTTCTCGCTTATTCCCCCACCCCATGACCAGCCTGTTATTGCTGGTTGTATGGTTACTACTGAACAACAGCATCGATCCCGGTCATATCGTACTGGGCAGTTTTCTGGCGATTCTTATCCCCATTTTGACCGCACCGATGCAATACCCCCAACCGATTTTAAAGAAGCCCTTATTGGCGGTTTACTACGTGCTGCAACTCGCCTGGGATATTTTACTGTCCAACTTCCAGGTTGCGCGCCTGGTGCTAGGGCCAGTTGGTCGGCTCCGCCCCGGCTTTATCGCGATTCCGCTGGAACTCGAAACCGAAGTCGCAATTACCATTCTTGCCAACACCATCTCCCTCACACCAGGAACCGTGTC
Proteins encoded:
- a CDS encoding monovalent cation/H+ antiporter subunit A, producing the protein MSLFWIPLLPMFGTLIPLLADRWGRSTCALLTALAPAMALAIVLSYLPEVLSGQTLQETINWIPSIGLQASFHLDGLALLFSILILGIGLLIILYARYYLSEKDSMGRFYAYLILFMTAMLGIVLSSNLIQLWLYWELTSISSFLLISFWSHNSDARKGARMALSVTGAGGLALLAGLLMIGDIVGSYDLNVVLASGDLIRDHANYTVVLVLVLLGAFTKSAQFPFHFWLPHAMAAPTPVSAYLHSATMVKAGLFLLARFFPVLSGTEQWFLIVSLTGLATLLLGAYIALFKHDLKGLLAYSTISHLGLITLLLGLDSRLGAVAAVFHIINHAIFKASLFMAAGIIDHESGSRDMRKLNGLWKYMPYTATLAMVAAASMAGVPLFNGFLSKEMFFAETLDQGALGSLSWMIPVLATVGATFSVAYSIRFIHDVFFNGEPIDLPRTPHEPPRYMKVPVEILVGLCLLVGMFPQFIVGDLLASASSAVLGGVLPVYSLSIWHGINLPLMMSLVAMTGGLLIYHNRRNLFRFQAQFPETDAKVVFDDCVQWILAQSARFMNWLDSGSLQRYMLYLMLLALALIGAPMMELNTTAGLRPEIPLNNVMLAGAVLLCLCALATVVWHRKRLIALLMLSVVGLIVSISFAVFSAPDLALTQLLVEVATIILLLLALFFLPQRTPKESSPSRIVRDLGISALIGGTIGTISYALMTRPLDTISDFFLAHSKTGGGGTNVVNVILVDFRGFDTFGEITVLGIAALGIYKLIAQMRLFMPTSDIDGRAWAKDKHPMILGVISQGMLPLALLVSAYIFLRGHNLPGGGFIAGLITALALIQQYIAHGVDWMKQRLKLDYQWLIGSGLLIAFATGSGSWLFDRPFLTSWFDYFTLPVVGKFELASALLFDLGVYLTVIGAVLLILANLGKLTTGERPTQTEHE
- a CDS encoding Na+/H+ antiporter subunit C — protein: MEALFALCVGVLTTCGIFLTLRGRTFPVVMGITMLSYAVNLFLFASGRLKLNGAVILGLSEDYADPLPQALVLTAIVIGFAMTAFVVILAMRARADLGDDHVDGRPPQKIEDADKAKDRVS
- a CDS encoding monovalent cation/H+ antiporter subunit D encodes the protein MSHLAILPILIPLLVATLQLIPPLHNSIHRQRISSIVAVLALLAVSILLVVNSTEQTEIYALGGWQPPFGIVLVADRLASMMVFLTSALALGALLYACAGEDNTGMYFHPLFLFQLTGINGAFLTGDLFNLFVFFEVLLIASYGLLIHGGGKQKTLASVHYVTLNLVGSAFFLFALGILYGTMGTLNMADMASTVFRLEAQEAVLAQTGALLLLLVFGLKSALLPLHFWLPRTYTSVSAPIAALFAIMTKVGIYSIYRVHGVVFGEGAGLLANVASPWIWPLAILTLIVGSIGILASPTLRTLTSNLVLVSVGTLLLTLVIGGGDGLGAGLYYMLHTTLVTGALFLLADLISKQKGKAEDRFVPSRPIVQSGLLGGLFFIAAMSVIGLPPLSGFVGKVLILQASMGENGMLWVWSLILVSGLVTLVAVSRAGTTLFWKVSGDRSDAQPASRLQILAVAWLLLASPLLVIFGGPATEFTDAAATQLQQAYPSVKEMMNAVNQP
- a CDS encoding Na+/H+ antiporter subunit E gives rise to the protein MNKSLSRLFPHPMTSLLLLVVWLLLNNSIDPGHIVLGSFLAILIPILTAPMQYPQPILKKPLLAVYYVLQLAWDILLSNFQVARLVLGPVGRLRPGFIAIPLELETEVAITILANTISLTPGTVSADVSDDHCWLYVHVLNLGDEEALIRTIKQRYEAPLKEIFGC